GTCGAAACCGCGAATGGCGGACCGTGCGCCGATCAGCCCGATTTCCTCCATGACCGTGGACCCGAACCACACGTCGTACTGCAGGCGGCCGCGCTCGACCCGGCCGGCCAGCTCCGTCATCACGGCGAGCGCGGCGCGGTCGTCCATGGCCTTGCCGACGATGTTCCGTCCATTTCTTCGGGTCGGGACCACGTTCACCACCGGCAGGCCCGGGTGCACACCCATCGCCTCGACGCCTGCGCGGCTTCGCACGCCGAGGTCAACGTAGAAATCCATCCAGTCGAGGCCGTGCCGCTCGTAGTGCGCGCGCTGCTGCCGGGTCAGCACGTGCCCGGTCGCGCTCACGAACGTGCCCTCCACGATGCCGGCCGATGTCACGATGGCGGCGGGCAGGCCGAGCGGCACCGGTTCGGGCGGACGCTGCTCGCCGAGGCCGCGCCCCGCGGTCAACCAAAGAAACCCGGCGGCATCGATGCTCTTGACGCGAAAACTGATCTCGTCGGCGTGCGCGCCAATGAGGATCTTCGGGCCGTGTCCGCCCAAGCGCGCGAGCACGTTGCCGATGGGTGTGGTGTCGACCTCCATACCGGCGTTACGCCACCGCTGCGCCAACCACTCCTGCACCGGCGACTCGCCGCCGGTGGGTCCCGTGAGCTCGGTCAGCGTCTTGACCAGGGTGAACATGGCGGCGGACTCGTCACCTCCCGCATTCGCGCCGGCGCCGTCCGGGCCGGGCGCCGCTACGCGGCGGCCGGCACGCACTCGCGTACGGCGGCGGCGACTTCGGCGAGCTGCTCGTCGCTCATCGTTGGGAAAATCGGCAGACAAACCAGACGGTCCGCGATCGATTCGGCGATCGGGAAAGCGCCGGCGCCAAAGCCCAGGTGCCGGTACACCGGCTGCAGATGCAGAAGCGGCGTGTAATACGCGTGCGTCGCGATGCCGCGTGCGGCGAGGTGCCGCCGCACGTGGTCCTTGTCCTGAACCAATATCGGAAACGTTCGATAGACGTGCGTGACGCCCGGCTCCTCGTGCGGGAGCACCGCGGCCAGCCCGTCGAGAAGCTCGCGGTACCGCTCGGCAATACGCCGCCGGCGCACAATGCAATCATCGAGCGAGGGCAGCTTGGCCGTCAGGACCGCCGCGT
The window above is part of the bacterium genome. Proteins encoded here:
- a CDS encoding M20/M25/M40 family metallo-hydrolase produces the protein MFTLVKTLTELTGPTGGESPVQEWLAQRWRNAGMEVDTTPIGNVLARLGGHGPKILIGAHADEISFRVKSIDAAGFLWLTAGRGLGEQRPPEPVPLGLPAAIVTSAGIVEGTFVSATGHVLTRQQRAHYERHGLDWMDFYVDLGVRSRAGVEAMGVHPGLPVVNVVPTRRNGRNIVGKAMDDRAALAVMTELAGRVERGRLQYDVWFGSTVMEEIGLIGARSAIRGFDLGLVLEVGLAGDVPLVDERQMPVGLGRGPVVVHKDMAVAYSAGLTAGLARCASTAGISLQHAVFQNFSSDGREWLQEGIPTAMVAFPCRYTHSPYETVDETDLEACVDLLSAFLTAPR